Proteins encoded by one window of Sphaerodactylus townsendi isolate TG3544 linkage group LG02, MPM_Stown_v2.3, whole genome shotgun sequence:
- the ZFYVE1 gene encoding zinc finger FYVE domain-containing protein 1 yields the protein MSAQPPTVDKGLNTALLCQESYACSGADEATFECDECGSLQCQRCEEELHRQERLRNHERIRIKAGHVPYCDSCKGASGNIMQNNTTSSRQRAVVRCQACKTNLCVECQKRTHAGGNKRKHPITVYHGGKPQEEEEGMDEEAKRKKMTENVVSFLLVDETEEIQVANEEEFIRKLDCKPDQHLKVVSIFGNTGDGKSHTLNHTFFYGREVFKTSPAQESCTVGVWAAYDPVHKMVAIDTEGLLGATVNLSQRTRLLLKVLAISDVIIYRTHADRLHNDLFKFLGDASEAYLKHFTKELKATTARCGLDVPLSTLGPGVIIFHETVYTQLLGADHSSEVPEKLVQDRFRKLGLFPEAFSSIHYKGTRTYNPPTDFSGLRHAVEQQLENNTTRSPRPPGVIYKALKALSDRFSGEIPDDQMAHSSFFPDEYFTCSSMCLSCGCGCKNSMNHAKEGVPHIAKSRCRYTHQYDNRVFTCKACYERGNEVRVVPKTSASTDSPWMGLAKYAWSGYVIECPTCGVVYRSRQYWFGNQDPVDTVVRTEIVHVWPGTDGFLKDNNNAAQRLIDGMNFMAQSVSELSLGPTKAVTSWLTDQIAPAYWKPNSQILNCKKCGISFKDNDTKHHCRSCGEGFCDGCSSKTRPVPERGWGPTPVRVCDSCHDNGGIQLDVPEAPTDEEGGTVIARKVGEAVQNTLGAVVTAIDIPLGLMKDAARPAYWVPDHEILHCHNCQKEFNIKMSKHHCRACGQGFCDECSHERRAVPSRGWDHPVRVCFNCNKKPGDL from the exons atgagtgcccagcctcCAACAGTGGACAAGGGATTAAATACAGCCCTTTTGTGCCAGGAAAGCTATGCTTGCAGTGGAGCAGATGAGGCAACTTTTGAGTGTGATGAGTGTGGAAGTCTGCAGTGCCAGCGGTGTGAAGAAGAACTGCACAGGCAAGAAAGACTACGAAATCATGAACGGATCCGTATTAAAGCTGGCCATGTCCCATACTGTGACTCTTGCAAAGGTGCCAGTGGAAATATCATGCAGAACAATACCACAAGTTCCAGACAGAGAGCAGTAGTTCGGTGCCAGGCCTGCAAAACTAATCTATGTGTTGAGTGTCAGAAGAGGACTCATGCTGGTGGAAACAAGCGGAAGCACCCCATTACTGTATACCATGGTGGCAAACcccaagaggaggaagaggggatgGATGAAGAAGCCAAGAGAAAGAAGATGACAGAAAATGTTGTAAGCTTCCTTTTGGTAGATGAAACAGAAGAGATCCAG GTGGCAAATGAAGAAGAATTCATCCGAAAACTGGACTGCAAACCTGACCAGCATCTCAAGGTTGTCTCTATTTTTGGGAACACTGGGGATGGCAAATCCCATACCCTTAACCACACTTTCTTCTATGGCCgagaggtttttaaaacatctccAGCTCAGGAGTCCTGTACAGTAGGAGTCTGGGCAGCCTATGACCCTgtccacaaaatggtggcaattgACACAGAGGGTCTTCTTGGAGCCACAGTGAACCTCAGTCAGAGGACACGGCTGCTTCTGAAGGTATTGGCCATTTCAGATGTTATCATCTATCGAACACATGCTGACAGACTTCACAATGATCTTTTTAAATTTCTTGGTGATGCCTCTGAGGCATACCTGAAACATTTCACCAAAGAACTGAAAGCGACCACAGCCCGTTGTGGTCTGGATGTTCCCTTATCAACTCTGGGTCCTGGAGTCATTATCTTCCATGAGACTGTATACACACAGTTACTGGGTGCTG ATCATTCTTCTGAGGTGCCTGAGAAACTTGTCCAGGATCGGTTTCGGAAACTAGGCCTCTTCCCTGAAGCCTTCAGCTCAATCCATTACAAAGGAACAAGGACTTACAACCCTCCAACAGACTTCTCTGGACTCAGGCATGCTGTGGAGCAGCAACTAGAAAATAATACAACCCGTTCTCCCCGGCCTCCTGGAGTTATCTACAAAGCACTCAAG GCACTGAGTGATCGATTCAGTGGTGAGATCCCAGATGATCAAATGGCTCATAGCTCCTTCTTTCCAGACGAATATTTCACCTGTTCCTCAATGTGTCTCAGCTGTGG ATGTGGATGTAAGAACAGCATGAACCATGCAAAAGAAGGAGTTCCTCATATAGCCAAGAGTCGCTGTCGATATACCCATCAATATGATAACAGAGTGTTTACCTGCAAG GCCTGTTATGAACGTGGTAATGAGGTTAGGGTGGTGCCAAAAACATCTGCTTCCACAGATTCTCCTTGGATGGGTCTTGCAAAATATGCCTGGTCAGG CTATGTGATAGAGTGCCCTACCTGTGGAGTTGTGTACCGCAGCAGACAGTACTGGTTTGGCAACCAAGATCCTGTGGACACCGTGGTGAGGACAGAAATTGTGCACGTCTGGCCAGGA ACGGATGGATTTCTGAAGGACAACAACAATGCTGCCCAGCGCCTCATAGATGGGATGAACTTCATGGCGCAGTCAGTATCTGAGCTGAGCCTGGGACCCACAAAAGCTGTGACATCTTGGCTGACTGACCAAATTGCCCCAGCGTACTGGAAACCCAATTCCCAGATTCTG aactgcaaaaaatgtggcatatcaTTTAAAGATAATGACACCAAACACCATTGTCGGTCATGTGGTGAAGGTTTCTGTGATGGCTGTTCATCCAAGACTCGCCCTGTCCCAGAGCGGGGCTGGGGACCCACACCTGTGCGAGTGTGTGACAGCTGCCATGACAACGGGGGCATTCAATTAG ATGTGCCCGAGGCTCCAACAGATGAGGAAGGGGGCACAGTGATAGCCAGGAAGGTTGGTGAAGCTGTGCAGAACACTCTTGGGGCTGTTGTGACTGCCATTGACATCCCACTAG